In Hymenobacter gelipurpurascens, one DNA window encodes the following:
- a CDS encoding tetratricopeptide repeat protein, giving the protein MRFTLPRLFSLVVLSGGVAVLPACSPLSKVLKTAQTGQQIAVEPAVLESNGENVLFEVTAKVPAKHLKKGVAYNLGLSYRYDNGLREDTVGRLTFMSGEYTYDEEQKDKLIIKKQFVFPYTTRKSPGELVALPDARELKPNGKRVKGKEIKLARGIVTTSRLVVRQDTALNLLPETVDNNMGGTRVLPFFFDAGKAEIRNYLGTNVAALEDFIEANQHTEKVMIAAGHSPDSLDRHDPRLADKRVQVLLKYYKKQVDTDSYLNKVRQIDFETEAYHRRWDLFLNKVQESALRPAQVDSVLLLINDTPGTYATKEKSLHALSFYDYLEQYIYPVMRFGTVAVRYSAPKRYDSEIYVLSKKIVEKQTETDALTPEELRYSATLTPLLAEKQRIYETSVATTGLWQAYHNLGIVLLQRSEKEVNPKVQKAYMRRAAVNFTLAAHRNPTAESFYRVATAYHRAGDKLEALQNYDYAIKLGGPRPMLNKVFADKAALEIEIGQLDDALRSLSYSGKSYQNIMNRALIYVLKGNYQGAADIYAEAIALRPNDPLLAYCLAVVAARQQNEPAMALHLRHAVELDRAYANRAVEDLEFRDFAKGKPFLEALR; this is encoded by the coding sequence ATGCGATTTACGTTGCCCCGTTTGTTTTCGTTGGTTGTTTTATCGGGCGGCGTAGCTGTTCTGCCAGCCTGCTCTCCACTTTCCAAAGTGCTGAAGACCGCCCAGACGGGGCAGCAAATTGCCGTAGAGCCCGCTGTGCTGGAAAGCAACGGCGAAAACGTACTGTTTGAGGTGACGGCGAAAGTCCCGGCCAAGCATCTGAAAAAAGGAGTGGCCTACAACCTGGGCCTGAGTTACCGCTACGATAATGGCTTACGCGAAGACACCGTAGGCCGCCTCACCTTTATGTCGGGCGAGTATACCTATGATGAGGAGCAGAAGGATAAGCTCATCATCAAGAAGCAGTTCGTGTTTCCCTACACCACCCGCAAGAGCCCCGGCGAACTGGTAGCCCTCCCCGATGCCCGCGAGCTAAAACCGAATGGCAAGCGCGTGAAAGGCAAGGAAATCAAGCTGGCCCGCGGCATTGTAACCACCAGCCGCCTGGTGGTGCGCCAGGATACGGCTCTGAATTTGCTTCCGGAAACCGTTGATAACAACATGGGCGGCACGCGGGTACTGCCGTTTTTCTTTGATGCTGGCAAAGCTGAAATCCGCAACTACCTGGGCACCAATGTGGCGGCCCTGGAAGATTTCATCGAAGCCAACCAGCACACCGAAAAAGTGATGATTGCGGCTGGCCACTCGCCCGATTCCTTGGACCGCCACGACCCGCGCCTCGCCGACAAGCGCGTGCAGGTGCTGCTGAAATACTACAAAAAGCAGGTTGATACGGACTCCTACCTCAACAAAGTCAGACAGATTGATTTCGAGACGGAGGCCTACCACCGCCGCTGGGACTTGTTCCTGAACAAGGTGCAGGAGTCGGCGCTACGGCCCGCGCAGGTCGATTCGGTGCTGCTGCTCATCAATGATACGCCCGGCACCTACGCCACCAAGGAGAAAAGTCTGCACGCACTGTCGTTCTATGATTACCTGGAGCAGTACATCTACCCCGTAATGCGCTTTGGCACAGTAGCCGTGCGCTACTCGGCTCCCAAGCGCTACGACTCGGAGATATATGTCCTCTCCAAAAAAATTGTAGAAAAGCAGACCGAAACCGATGCCCTGACGCCCGAAGAGCTGCGCTATTCGGCCACGCTTACGCCGCTGCTGGCCGAAAAGCAGCGCATCTATGAAACCTCCGTGGCTACCACTGGCCTCTGGCAGGCCTATCACAACCTGGGCATAGTGCTCTTGCAGCGCTCCGAGAAAGAGGTGAACCCCAAGGTGCAGAAGGCCTACATGCGCCGCGCCGCCGTCAACTTTACGCTGGCCGCCCACCGCAACCCCACCGCCGAGTCGTTCTACCGCGTGGCTACCGCCTACCACCGCGCCGGCGACAAGCTGGAGGCCCTGCAGAACTACGATTACGCCATCAAGCTCGGGGGGCCTAGGCCTATGCTCAACAAAGTATTTGCCGATAAAGCCGCCCTGGAAATCGAAATAGGCCAGCTCGATGATGCCCTGCGCAGCCTCAGCTACAGCGGCAAAAGCTACCAGAACATCATGAACCGCGCCCTGATTTATGTGCTGAAAGGCAATTACCAGGGCGCCGCCGACATTTACGCCGAAGCCATTGCCCTCCGTCCCAACGACCCACTTCTGGCCTACTGCCTTGCTGTGGTAGCCGCCCGTCAGCAAAACGAGCCCGCCATGGCCCTGCACCTGCGCCACGCCGTGGAGCTCGACCGCGCCTACGCCAACCGCGCCGTAGAGGACCTGGAGTTCCGTGATTTTGCGAAAGGCAAACCGTTTCTGGAGGCGCTTCGGTAA
- a CDS encoding pyruvate dehydrogenase complex E1 component subunit beta codes for MRTIQFREALREAMSEEMRRDPRVFLMGEEVAEYNGAYKVSQGMLDEFGPERVIDTPIAELGFAGIGVGAAANGLLPIIEFMTFNFSLVAIDQVINSAAKIYSMSGGQYSCPIVFRGPTGNAGMLSSQHSQNFENWYANTPGLKVVVPSTPYDAKGLLKSAIRDPDPVIFMESELMYGDKGEVPEEEYLLPIGKANVVRPGENVTIVSFGKMMKVALASADELAKEGISAEVIDLRSVRPIDYDTLIESVKKTNRMVVVEEAWPLASISSELAYIVQRRAFDYLDAPVLRITNMDVPLPYAPTLIDASLPNVERTVKAVKEVLYVSK; via the coding sequence ATGCGGACCATCCAATTCCGGGAAGCCCTGCGTGAAGCCATGTCCGAAGAAATGCGCCGCGACCCGCGCGTGTTTCTGATGGGCGAAGAAGTTGCCGAGTACAACGGCGCCTACAAAGTGAGCCAGGGCATGCTCGACGAATTTGGCCCGGAGCGCGTGATTGACACGCCCATTGCTGAGCTGGGTTTCGCCGGTATCGGGGTGGGTGCGGCCGCCAATGGCCTGTTGCCCATCATCGAGTTCATGACGTTCAACTTCTCGTTGGTAGCCATCGACCAGGTGATTAACTCGGCCGCTAAGATCTATTCGATGTCGGGTGGGCAGTACTCCTGCCCTATCGTGTTCCGCGGACCTACCGGCAACGCCGGTATGCTGTCATCGCAGCACTCCCAGAACTTCGAGAACTGGTACGCCAACACGCCCGGTCTGAAAGTAGTGGTTCCTTCGACCCCCTACGACGCGAAAGGCCTGCTGAAAAGCGCCATCCGTGACCCAGATCCAGTTATTTTCATGGAATCGGAGCTGATGTACGGCGACAAGGGCGAAGTTCCTGAAGAGGAGTACCTCCTCCCGATTGGCAAAGCCAATGTGGTGCGTCCCGGCGAAAACGTGACCATCGTGAGCTTCGGCAAAATGATGAAGGTGGCTTTGGCCTCTGCTGATGAATTAGCCAAAGAAGGCATCAGCGCCGAGGTTATTGACCTACGCTCGGTTCGCCCGATTGACTATGACACTCTCATTGAGTCAGTGAAGAAAACCAACCGCATGGTGGTGGTTGAAGAGGCCTGGCCGCTGGCGAGCATCAGCTCGGAACTGGCCTACATTGTGCAGCGCCGCGCTTTCGACTACCTCGATGCTCCCGTGTTGCGCATCACCAACATGGACGTGCCACTGCCCTACGCGCCTACCCTCATCGATGCCTCGCTGCCCAACGTGGAGCGCACCGTGAAGGCCGTGAAAGAAGTGCTGTACGTGAGCAAATAA
- a CDS encoding class I SAM-dependent methyltransferase produces the protein MSSSALTTQDPLGHALLAYQRGQHQATLTVHSNVAEEEPLPAAYLFRSLWEMPELERTALNECRGRVLDLGAGAGCHALELQSRGFEVKAVDISPGAVQVMQERGVNEVACHDLLDPALTKDKYDTILMLMNGIGLAGTLEGLGGFLQHAHQLLAPGGQILATSSDISYLYEDEDGALVFDLNGPYYGEVEYTMEYEGEHGATFPWIFADPSLLQDCAEAAGYQVEFLEEDDQQQYLVRLSLKGQ, from the coding sequence ATGTCTTCTTCTGCCCTTACCACCCAAGATCCGCTCGGTCATGCGCTACTGGCCTACCAGCGCGGACAGCATCAAGCTACGCTCACGGTCCATAGCAACGTGGCGGAAGAGGAGCCACTGCCAGCAGCGTACTTGTTTCGCTCGCTCTGGGAGATGCCCGAACTGGAACGCACCGCCCTGAACGAATGCCGGGGCCGGGTGCTGGACTTGGGCGCCGGCGCGGGGTGCCATGCGCTGGAGCTGCAGAGCCGCGGGTTCGAGGTAAAAGCCGTGGATATTTCGCCCGGCGCTGTGCAAGTGATGCAGGAGCGCGGGGTGAACGAAGTAGCCTGCCACGACCTGCTGGACCCCGCTTTAACCAAAGATAAGTACGACACCATTCTGATGCTGATGAATGGTATTGGTCTGGCCGGCACGCTCGAAGGGCTGGGAGGATTCCTGCAGCACGCTCACCAACTGCTCGCACCCGGCGGACAGATTCTGGCCACATCCTCCGACATCAGCTACTTGTATGAGGACGAAGACGGCGCCCTCGTGTTCGACCTCAACGGCCCTTATTACGGCGAGGTAGAGTACACAATGGAATATGAGGGCGAGCACGGCGCCACGTTCCCCTGGATTTTTGCCGACCCCAGCCTGCTGCAGGACTGCGCTGAAGCCGCCGGTTATCAGGTAGAGTTTCTGGAGGAAGACGACCAGCAGCAGTACCTCGTGCGGCTTTCCCTCAAAGGCCAGTAG
- a CDS encoding acyl-CoA thioesterase, translating to MTHFEKTYTVRWADMDPNGHMRHSAYTDYAAQLRIEYLAAQGFSLQRFAQLGIGPILFREDTRFLKEMHISEDLRVNGELAGLSEDGSRWRIVHTLYKADGRPSATVTVDGAWLDLRARKLTVPPAEITEAMRNLPRHAHYADIVREAKQ from the coding sequence ATGACTCATTTCGAAAAGACTTACACCGTGCGCTGGGCCGATATGGACCCCAATGGCCACATGCGCCACTCTGCCTACACCGATTATGCCGCGCAACTGCGCATAGAGTACCTCGCGGCTCAGGGCTTTTCTTTGCAGCGCTTTGCGCAGCTGGGTATCGGCCCTATTCTGTTCCGCGAAGACACCCGTTTCCTGAAGGAAATGCACATCAGCGAAGACCTGCGCGTAAACGGTGAATTAGCTGGTTTGAGCGAAGATGGCTCACGGTGGCGCATCGTGCACACCCTCTACAAAGCCGATGGCCGGCCTTCCGCCACCGTAACGGTTGATGGCGCCTGGCTGGACTTGCGCGCCCGCAAGCTCACGGTGCCACCCGCCGAAATCACGGAAGCTATGCGTAACCTGCCGCGCCACGCGCACTACGCCGACATTGTGCGGGAGGCCAAGCAGTAA
- a CDS encoding PspC domain-containing protein: MKRLTDFIEKQSFGVCNTLGNRLGFSSSSVRLSFVYASFFTFGSPIVLYFALAFWMNVRRAMRRQRSTVWDL, encoded by the coding sequence ATGAAACGACTAACCGACTTTATTGAAAAGCAAAGCTTCGGCGTTTGCAACACGTTGGGAAACCGTTTGGGCTTTTCCAGCAGCAGCGTACGGCTCTCGTTTGTGTATGCCTCGTTCTTTACGTTTGGCTCCCCCATTGTGCTGTATTTTGCCCTGGCTTTCTGGATGAACGTGCGCCGGGCCATGCGGCGCCAGCGCAGCACCGTTTGGGACCTGTAG
- a CDS encoding DUF2256 domain-containing protein, translating to MSSPASNRPGRLVKGNLPTKICLTCGRPFEYRKKWRNNWEEVKYCGEKCQRNKPKTTTT from the coding sequence ATGTCTTCTCCTGCTTCCAACCGCCCGGGCCGCCTTGTGAAAGGCAACTTGCCCACCAAAATCTGCCTGACCTGCGGCCGCCCGTTTGAGTACCGCAAGAAGTGGCGCAACAACTGGGAGGAAGTGAAATACTGCGGCGAGAAATGCCAGCGCAACAAGCCCAAGACCACAACTACCTGA
- a CDS encoding DinB family protein codes for MNHRLHLRFEQLEQATNRLLESVAALGDKAYQSPGANQWSAAQVVQHLVISETGIGQYLEKKLLQEEGHQKAGIGSFLKSRLLRVMLRLPFTRFKAPSFLAKMMPETAPPLPELRAEWEAVRRRLERLLNEFPGKLVSHAIFKHPRSGMLTINQTLDFMLDHILHHQQQVERIKKTVA; via the coding sequence ATGAACCACCGCTTACATCTTCGTTTTGAGCAGCTAGAACAGGCAACTAACCGGTTGCTGGAATCCGTGGCGGCATTAGGCGACAAGGCCTATCAGTCGCCGGGGGCAAATCAGTGGTCGGCGGCGCAGGTGGTGCAGCATCTGGTAATTTCTGAAACGGGCATTGGGCAGTATCTGGAGAAGAAGCTGCTACAGGAAGAAGGCCACCAGAAAGCTGGCATAGGGTCGTTTCTGAAGTCGAGGCTGCTGCGCGTGATGCTGCGGCTGCCCTTCACGCGCTTTAAGGCGCCTTCCTTCCTGGCCAAGATGATGCCCGAAACCGCCCCACCTCTGCCCGAGCTACGTGCCGAGTGGGAGGCCGTGCGGCGGCGGCTGGAACGGCTGCTCAACGAGTTTCCGGGCAAGCTGGTAAGCCACGCCATCTTCAAGCACCCGCGCTCGGGCATGCTCACCATTAACCAAACCCTGGATTTTATGCTCGACCATATCCTGCATCATCAGCAGCAAGTGGAGCGCATCAAGAAAACAGTGGCCTAG